Genomic window (Propionibacteriaceae bacterium ZF39):
CACTGCTCATTTCCGAAGGTGCCGGTTGTCGTCTCGAGCGGCTGCCGCTCGGCAGCAAGGTCGCCTACCCGGCCGAATCCAAGCCGGGCGTTCCCCATGTGGCGGAAGCCATCGGCCGCGCCCTGCTGGCCCCGCACGACCAGCAGCCGCTCGCCGCCCTGCTCCGACCGGGCATGAAGGTCGCGATCGTCTTCACCGACGCCGCCCGCCCCGCGCCCGGGATGGCCCGCCCCGACGTGCGGACCGAGGCGCTCGAGCACGTGCTGAGCCTCGCCGCCGATGCCGGCGTCGACGACGTCCGGCTGGTCGCTGCCAACGGCCTGCGCCGCATGCAGAGCGCCGAGGAGATTCGCCAGATCACCGGCGAGCGTGTGCACCGCTCGTTCCATGCCGACGGCCTGATCGGCCCGCACGACGCGGAGGCCCCCGATCTCGTCGAGCTGGCGCCCGGCGTCACCGTTCACCGCGCCGTCGGTGAGGCCGACCTCGTCATCGACATCGCCGTGGTGACCGATCCCGGCCAGACCGGCTGGAACCAGCTCGCCACCGGCGTCACCGGTGCCGCGACGGCGTGGGCCCAGCAGGGTCACGGCGCGGACGACAGCGTCCGTTCCGAGGTGGCGGGCGTACTCGCGGCGCACCTGCAGGTCTGCCACATCGAGATCGTCCTCGACCAGCACCTCCACACCGGCCGCCTGGCGTTCCTCGACAAGCGCGAGTGGGAGTGGTCGGTGCGCGACCGGGTCAATGTCCTCGCCATGCGCCGTCTGCAGGATCTCGCCCCGCATCGCGTACGCCGGTCCTTCCTGGACGCGCCGTCCGCGCCCTACGGCGTACTCGCCGTGAACGCCGGCTCGGTCGACGCCGTTGCCGCCGCGAGCCGGACCGTGCTCCTCGACCAGCAGACCGTCGACGTCGGCCCCGCGGCCGATGTCGTCATCGCCGGGCCCGCCCCTGTCACCGAACACAACCAGGGCGCGGTGATGAACCCGCTGATCGCGGCGTGGGACACGCTGGCGCGCACGTTCGGTTCCCATACGGGTACGCCGGCTGTCCGCCCCGGTGGAGCCATGATCCTGTTCCACCCGCTGCCGCAGGAGTTCAACGCCCGCTTCCACGCCGCGTCGGCCGACTTCTTCGAGAAGGTGCTGACGGCGACGACGGATCCGGCCGTCATCCATGCCCAGCACGAGGCGCCGTTCGTCTCCGATGAGTGGTATGTGAATCTCTATCGCACCCAGAACGCCTTCCACGGCACGCACCCGCTGCAGCTGTGGTATTCGATCCAGCCCGCCATCCAGCACTGCGGCGACATCATCTGGGTCGGCGCCGACCGCGCCTCGGCCGAGCGCATGGGCTTCCGGGCGGCCAGCACCCTGGCCGATGCGCTGGAGATCGCGGCGGCCAATGTCGGGCGTACGCCGAACATCACCCACCTGCACACCCCGCCGTCTCTGATCGCGGAGGTGTCCGCGTGAGTACGCCCGAGTCGGAGGAAACCCGTGCCCTCGCGGCCTGGGCCAACGGGGGCGGCAAGCGACGCGCCTGCCCACTCGCGGGGCTGATCGCGGACGTCCGCCGCCTGCTTTCCGGCGCGCGCTGGGAGGGGCCGGGGGACGCCCTCCCGGCAACGGTTCCCGCCCCGGCGGCGGGTCGTCGTGGCAGCGTGCGGGGGCGCCTCGCGCTCGTGCCGCCCGGTGTCACCGTGGACGGCCCCGATCCGGCCGCCCTGCCGGCGGGTCCGGTCATCCTCGTCGCCAACCATCCGACGCCGGCAGCGGCGGGGCTCGTGCTCTCGCGCCTCGCCCCCCAGCGTCGTCGCCGCACCATTACGATCGCCGGTCCGCACGAAGAACTCGACGCCCGCACCCGGCTGACCCGGCCCGTTCTGCGGCTCGACCAGACCAACCCGGGCGCGGCGCTGTCGCGGCTGCAGGAGTTGTTGGGGCGCGGCTGGTCGGTGCTCATCTTCCCCGAAGGGGGACCGGCCGCCGGGGCGACCCGGCCGGCGTACCACCCCTTCGCCGCCCTGCTGGCCGAAGGCACCGGACTCCCGGTGGTGCCGGTCGGCATCCGTGGCGCACGGGCGGTCGGCGCCCAGCCCGGCCACTCGCGGGTGAGCGTACGCTTCGGCGATCCGCTCCATGCGGGTGCCGACGCACGCGACCAGGAGGCTGCGATCGAGTCGCTCATCGCCGAGGACGGGGCCACCTGGTGGCAGGTCCAACGCGCCGAACCGGGTCACCTCCCCGGCACGAAGCCTCCCGAATCCGCCCACAGCTGGCGTCACGTCTGGGCCCAGACGGCCCGACCGAAGAAGGGTGGCGTCGCCGAAAATCCGCGAATCTGGCGCTAGCGCGCTAGAGTGGCTCGCTGTGCCTGCGGGAGGGGGGAGCATGACGCACAGTCTCGACGAGGTGACACCTTTGCGCTGGCGCGCCGCCGAGCTGGCCGATCTCCCCGAAATCCACTCCCTGCTCACCGCGGTTTCGGCGTTCGACGACACCACGCAGCGGTGGGGCCCGGAGGAACTCGAGGAGTGGTATTCGGCGACCGGCGATCTCGCTTCCGACCTCATCGTCATCGGCTTCGAGGGCGGCTCAATGGTGGCGGTCGGCTGGAACGTCACCGAGACCTCCGGCACGATCCGCCTCGATGGCGCCGTGCATCCGGCGTTCCGTCACCAGGGGATCGGCCGACGGCTGTTCCAGTGGCAGCTCGACCGGGCCCGGGACTGGTTTCTCGCCTTCGGGGACGCGCCCGAGGTCTGCCATCTCGCGTTCAGCGATGCGCCGATGACCAACAAGCGCAGCATGTTCGAACACGCCGGGCTGAAGGCCACTCGTTGGCTCATCGACATGGTCTGTCAGTTCCCCCTGACCTCGAGGGTGGCCGAGTTCGTCGTCACCCCGGTCCTCGGGGTGCGGTTCGAACAGTTCTCCGACCGCTGGGTCGAGCCCACCCGGGAGGCCCACAACGCCGCGTTCGCCGATCGCTGGGGTGCGCAACCGGTCGGGCCCCAGGACTGGATCGCGTCGCTCGCGGTGGAGCACGCGCGGCCCGAGCTCAGTTGGGTGGCGATCGACGAACTCGAACGCGTCGTCGGTTATGCCCTCAACTCATCGGCCTCCGAACCCGGTGGCCCGAGCGTCGGCTGGACCGACCGGCTGGGCGTACGCCCGGAACAGCGCGGGCGCAACATCGCCCGCGTGCTCCTGGCCAGGTCGCTCGACTCGTTCCGCCGGGCGGGCAAGGACGCCGGGGGAGTCGGCCTCGACTCGGTCGACGGGGGAGGCACCACGCTCTATCGGTCGCTGGGCTATGAGCCGACCGACACGATCATCCAATACGAGCTGCACGAGAGTCGCGAACAGGCGCGTGCGGCGCTCGACAACTGACAGAAGGGCCGACAGGTGGCAGGACATTCCAAATGGGCGACGACCAAGCACAAGAAGGCCGTCCTCGACGCGAAGCGCGGCAAGCTCTTCGCCAAGCTGGTCAAGAACGTCGAAGTAGCGGCCCGCATGGGCGGCGGCGACCCCGCCGGCAACCCGACGCTCTATGACGCGATCCAGAAGGCCAAGAAGTCCTCGGTTCCCAACGACAACATCGATCGCGCCGTCAAGCGCGGCTCCGGTGAGGGCGGCGAGGCCGTCAACTACGAGACGCTCTGGTATGAGGCGATGGCCCCCGGCGGCGTCGGCATCCTCATCGAGTGCCTGACCGACAACCGCAACCGCTCGGCCGCCGAGGTCAAGGTCGCGGTCACCCGCAACGGCGGCACCATGGCCGATGCCGGCTCGGTGTCCCGCATCTATCAGCGCAAGGGCGTCGTCGAGGTCGCCCGGGACCAGGACAAGCGCCAGATCACCGAGGACGACCTCGTGGAGGCGACGCTCGAGGCCGGTGCCGACGAGGTCCTGGACGAGGGTGAGGGCTTCACCATCCTGTGTGATCCCAACGACGTCGTCGAGGTGCGCAAGGCCGTCCAGGCGGCCGGTCTCGACTACGACTCCGCCGAGGTCCGGATGGTCCCCGACTACGACTCGCCCGTCGACGCCGAGACCGCCGAGAAGCTCGAGCGGATCGTCGATGCGCTCGAAGACCTCGACGACGTGCAGAACGTCTATGACAACGCCGACGCCCCCGAGGCCGACGAGGACTGATCCTTCGCCCGCCCGGCACCGGCGTGGCTGGTCCGGGCGGGACGCACCTGTGGTTAGGATACGAACGTTTGTTCCAACCGCGTGTGAGGAGAACCGTCGATGCGGGTGCTCGCGATCGATCCCGGCCTCACGCGGTGCGGTTTCTCGGTCGTGGAGGGTACGCCGGGTCGCCCGCCGCACCTGCTCGCCGTCGGCGTCGTGCGGACCGAGGTTGATCTCGATGTCCCGCGCCGCCTCGTGGTCCTCGAATCCGAGCTGACGTCCCTGGTCACCGTCTGGGTGCCCGATGTCGTCGCGATCGAGCGCGTATTCGCCCAGAACAACACCCCGACCGTGATCGGCACCGCCCAGGCGGCCGGTGTCGCCATGCTCGTGGGCGCACGGCAGCAGATCCCGGTCGCGCAACACACGCCGAGCGAAGTGAAGGCTGCGATCACCGGCAACGGCCGCGCCGACAAGCAACAGGTCGGCACCATGGTCGCCCGCATCCTCCAGCTCGACACACCTCCCAAACCCGCCGACGCGGCGGATGCCGTGGCCCTTGGCATCTGCCAGCTCTGGCGCGGGGTGAGCAGCAACCGCATCGAGGAGGCTCTGCGGCGGCAGGAGCGCAACGCTCCCCGTGCCTCCGGTGGCGAGACCAACGCCACGGCGCTGGATCGCGCAGCGGAGATCTCGCGACGCCAGATGGACCGGCTCGCGGCAGCCACGCGCCGCGGCGGAAGGAGACAGTCTTGATCGCCCAACTCACCGGGACAGTCGCAGCTGTCGGCCCGACCTGGGTGGTGCTGGACCTGAACGGATTCGGGTTGAAGGTGCTGTGCACGCCCGGCACTGCCTCGGGCGTACGCCTCGGGCAACCCGCCGAGCTGCACACGTCGCTGGTCGTCCGCGAGGACTCGTTGACCCTCTATGGCTTCGGCTCCGCCGACGAGCGGGACTGTTTCGAGCTCGCCCAGTCCGCCTCGGGCATCGGCCCCCGGATCGCCCAGGCGATGATGTCGGTGTTGAGCCCCGACGAGTTCCGGGCCGCGATCGCGGGGGAGGACCAGAAGTCGCTGACGCGCGTCCCCGGCATCGGGCCGAAGGGTGCCCAGAAGATGATCCTCGAGCTCAAGGACAAGGTGCACGCCCTCGGCGCGATCGCGCCGCTGCAGCCGACCGCCACGTCCGTCGCCCTGTGGCGCGAGCAGGTGTCCCAGGGTCTGCAGGGTCTGGGTTGGTCGGCGAAGGATGCCGAAGCCGCCTGCGACCGGGTGGCCGACCTGGCCGAAACCGAGACCAGCGTTGCCATCCTGATGCGCGCGGCGCTGCAGACGCTGGCCAAGAAGTAGGCTCGCCGCGATGACGAAGCCCTCCCCGGTCGACCCCCACGCCTTCCCCGACGAACAGGCCGCCGAATCCGCCCTGCGCCCCGGGTCGCTGGCCGAATTCCGCGGACAGCCGCGCGTGGCCGACCAACTGGGCCTGGTGCTCGATGCATCGAAACACCGCGGCACGGTGCCCGACCACGTCCTGCTCTCCGGCCCACCGGGCCTCGGCAAGACCACCCTCGCGATGATCATCGCGAGTGAGATGGGCGCCCCGATCCGCATCTCCTCGGGGCCCGCGATCCAGCACGCCGGCGACCTCGCCGCCATCCTGTCCGGCCTGGTCGAAGGCGAAGTCTTCTTCCTCGACGAGATCCACCGCATGTCGCGCCCGGCCGAGGAATTGCTCTATCTCGCGATGGAGGACTTCCGCGTCGACGTGATCGTCGGCAAGGGCCCGGGGGCCACGGCGATCCCGCTCGAGATCCCGCCGTTCACGCTGGTGGGCGCGACGACCCGCGCCGGTCTGCTGCCCGGTCCGCTGCGCGATCGCTTCGGGTTCACCGCGCAGCTCGACTTCTATGAGACGCCGGCCATCGAACACATCCTGGTGCGTTCGGCCGGCGTACTCGGAATCCAGCTCCGCCCGGAAGCCGCAGCCGAGATCGCGAGACGCTCCCGGGGTACGCCCCGCATCGCGAACCGCCTCCTGCGCCGGGTGCGCGACTACGCCCAGGTCAAGGCCGATGGGCGCGTCACCGAGCCCATCGCACGGGCCGCGCTCGAGCTCTATGAGGTCGACGAACTCGGCCTGGACCGGCTCGACAGGGGCGTACTCGAGGCCGTCTGCAAGCGCTTCGGCGGTGGCCCGGTGGGGCTGTCGACCCTCGCCATCTCGGTGGGGGAGGAGGCCGAGACCGTCGAGGAGGTGGCCGAGCCGTTCCTGGTCCGGCAGGGCTTCCTGATGCGTACGCAGCGCGGCCGGGTCGCGACCGAAGCCGGCTGGCGCCACCTCGGACTCACCCCGCCCACGTCGGGCGCACCGGGTCCGGACCTGTTTTCCTGAACCACACCCCAGCCACAGCGCGGATGAACCGTGGTTTGTCGGTGGCGGTGGGTAGACTCCCGCAGTCAGCCCTCACGGGAACCTGAGCCAACGAATGTGCTACCCATGGATCCATTGACAACCGGCCTCTTGATTGCCCTCATGGTGGCCTCGTTCTATTTCCTGATCATTCGCCCCAACCGGCGGCGTCAGGCCGAGCAGACCAAGTTGACCGAG
Coding sequences:
- the ruvC gene encoding crossover junction endodeoxyribonuclease RuvC, with the protein product MRVLAIDPGLTRCGFSVVEGTPGRPPHLLAVGVVRTEVDLDVPRRLVVLESELTSLVTVWVPDVVAIERVFAQNNTPTVIGTAQAAGVAMLVGARQQIPVAQHTPSEVKAAITGNGRADKQQVGTMVARILQLDTPPKPADAADAVALGICQLWRGVSSNRIEEALRRQERNAPRASGGETNATALDRAAEISRRQMDRLAAATRRGGRRQS
- a CDS encoding YebC/PmpR family DNA-binding transcriptional regulator, with amino-acid sequence MAGHSKWATTKHKKAVLDAKRGKLFAKLVKNVEVAARMGGGDPAGNPTLYDAIQKAKKSSVPNDNIDRAVKRGSGEGGEAVNYETLWYEAMAPGGVGILIECLTDNRNRSAAEVKVAVTRNGGTMADAGSVSRIYQRKGVVEVARDQDKRQITEDDLVEATLEAGADEVLDEGEGFTILCDPNDVVEVRKAVQAAGLDYDSAEVRMVPDYDSPVDAETAEKLERIVDALEDLDDVQNVYDNADAPEADED
- a CDS encoding lactate racemase domain-containing protein, translating into MSRPGFVLEVDERTPPLLISEGAGCRLERLPLGSKVAYPAESKPGVPHVAEAIGRALLAPHDQQPLAALLRPGMKVAIVFTDAARPAPGMARPDVRTEALEHVLSLAADAGVDDVRLVAANGLRRMQSAEEIRQITGERVHRSFHADGLIGPHDAEAPDLVELAPGVTVHRAVGEADLVIDIAVVTDPGQTGWNQLATGVTGAATAWAQQGHGADDSVRSEVAGVLAAHLQVCHIEIVLDQHLHTGRLAFLDKREWEWSVRDRVNVLAMRRLQDLAPHRVRRSFLDAPSAPYGVLAVNAGSVDAVAAASRTVLLDQQTVDVGPAADVVIAGPAPVTEHNQGAVMNPLIAAWDTLARTFGSHTGTPAVRPGGAMILFHPLPQEFNARFHAASADFFEKVLTATTDPAVIHAQHEAPFVSDEWYVNLYRTQNAFHGTHPLQLWYSIQPAIQHCGDIIWVGADRASAERMGFRAASTLADALEIAAANVGRTPNITHLHTPPSLIAEVSA
- a CDS encoding GNAT family N-acetyltransferase; the protein is MTHSLDEVTPLRWRAAELADLPEIHSLLTAVSAFDDTTQRWGPEELEEWYSATGDLASDLIVIGFEGGSMVAVGWNVTETSGTIRLDGAVHPAFRHQGIGRRLFQWQLDRARDWFLAFGDAPEVCHLAFSDAPMTNKRSMFEHAGLKATRWLIDMVCQFPLTSRVAEFVVTPVLGVRFEQFSDRWVEPTREAHNAAFADRWGAQPVGPQDWIASLAVEHARPELSWVAIDELERVVGYALNSSASEPGGPSVGWTDRLGVRPEQRGRNIARVLLARSLDSFRRAGKDAGGVGLDSVDGGGTTLYRSLGYEPTDTIIQYELHESREQARAALDN
- the ruvA gene encoding Holliday junction branch migration protein RuvA, coding for MIAQLTGTVAAVGPTWVVLDLNGFGLKVLCTPGTASGVRLGQPAELHTSLVVREDSLTLYGFGSADERDCFELAQSASGIGPRIAQAMMSVLSPDEFRAAIAGEDQKSLTRVPGIGPKGAQKMILELKDKVHALGAIAPLQPTATSVALWREQVSQGLQGLGWSAKDAEAACDRVADLAETETSVAILMRAALQTLAKK
- a CDS encoding lysophospholipid acyltransferase family protein, encoding MSTPESEETRALAAWANGGGKRRACPLAGLIADVRRLLSGARWEGPGDALPATVPAPAAGRRGSVRGRLALVPPGVTVDGPDPAALPAGPVILVANHPTPAAAGLVLSRLAPQRRRRTITIAGPHEELDARTRLTRPVLRLDQTNPGAALSRLQELLGRGWSVLIFPEGGPAAGATRPAYHPFAALLAEGTGLPVVPVGIRGARAVGAQPGHSRVSVRFGDPLHAGADARDQEAAIESLIAEDGATWWQVQRAEPGHLPGTKPPESAHSWRHVWAQTARPKKGGVAENPRIWR
- the ruvB gene encoding Holliday junction branch migration DNA helicase RuvB translates to MTKPSPVDPHAFPDEQAAESALRPGSLAEFRGQPRVADQLGLVLDASKHRGTVPDHVLLSGPPGLGKTTLAMIIASEMGAPIRISSGPAIQHAGDLAAILSGLVEGEVFFLDEIHRMSRPAEELLYLAMEDFRVDVIVGKGPGATAIPLEIPPFTLVGATTRAGLLPGPLRDRFGFTAQLDFYETPAIEHILVRSAGVLGIQLRPEAAAEIARRSRGTPRIANRLLRRVRDYAQVKADGRVTEPIARAALELYEVDELGLDRLDRGVLEAVCKRFGGGPVGLSTLAISVGEEAETVEEVAEPFLVRQGFLMRTQRGRVATEAGWRHLGLTPPTSGAPGPDLFS